One window of Myxococcus fulvus genomic DNA carries:
- the drmA gene encoding DISARM system helicase DrmA, with translation MNASDTGAVRSHLIDALEADLVGPFHKPPGAPVSDAPEVLRTPPSRWYLTGFLVPLDQGVIEDDPDDEEDDLAAGNDEDDEESSRPDPTAKKVRRLPASMGLSVFVPAGTSQLTAHVCWADYQRIDAEGRKQWRRTFHQRTVTLRLHDATLREGLYLQDSGGLRLEGHVEETREGELAVAIFLVNARPPTSTSADRDEAYAFQTHLALECVQGFVGRQDSSDARSEDDDDLVNDLQFRDRQRWAVGHGISVRVPSTSVPVTRVETDWLPRVEVLPVEARQLDEVMVGMEQLAAFTTPSEAVAALLPLVRAYREWVAAQATLSVGSKRREKTRDELIRGARRAADRIEDGIQLLAREPLAFDAFRWMNSVMAQSERKVRQDEAPKWRLFQLAFILLNLPSVEDEGHADRELVELIFFPTGGGKTQAYLGLIAFTLLLRRLRGQSHLHGGLGVAVLLRYTLRLLTLDQLGRAATLICALEVLRQQEPKRLGAVRFSIGLWVGRSATANTLEQASTQITEYKNDNSARAQSPFPLATCPWCATPFERECFILRPSKSRPEEVLVGCANIACAFNLGRNPEGLPVLFVDEQIYRELPCFLVATVDKFAMLPWRGETGLLFGRVLGRTGKRFVGPCNDAADVRAALVMLPKGLPPPELIVQDELHLISGPLGSMVGLYEGAVLTLAPRAKLVASTATVRRSRQQVSRLYGRDVALFPPPGVDASETFFASVGKKGARQYLGVAAPGRPMKALLLRVYVSLLAAAARGEQLHGAVNADPYLTLVGYFNSLRELGGMRRLVEDEVRRLVMDRVRRRPEDFGKDAEHPWYRGRTIRGEPIELTSREKTADIKASKNRLELTHGLPQSIDVVLASNMISVGVDIDRLGLMVVAGQPKTTSEYIQASSRVGRKLNKPGLVVTCLNAAKPRDRSHYERFGTYHESFYRFVEATSVTPFSAPALDRGLAGVVVALGRLLDTSMTAPLEWKSLQAHRDVLEQALETLAKRAGRGLSTEEAERASDIVMQRARGLLDSWHNIIEQAKKDAAQRAYSPYDPEGKGLKPLLRGFLDRTENLTQDELKFEAPTSMRDVESSVHLWISRQPLGGYRAPKAATEEVAHDEP, from the coding sequence ATGAATGCCTCTGACACGGGAGCGGTCCGCTCCCACCTCATCGATGCGCTCGAAGCGGACCTCGTGGGTCCGTTCCACAAGCCTCCAGGTGCTCCTGTCTCGGACGCCCCGGAGGTGCTTCGCACGCCACCGTCCCGCTGGTACCTGACGGGCTTCCTCGTCCCTCTCGACCAGGGCGTCATTGAGGATGACCCCGACGACGAGGAAGACGACCTGGCCGCGGGCAATGACGAGGACGACGAGGAGTCCTCCCGTCCCGACCCGACCGCCAAGAAGGTGCGCCGCCTGCCCGCGTCCATGGGCCTGTCCGTCTTCGTCCCCGCAGGCACGTCCCAGCTCACCGCCCATGTCTGCTGGGCGGACTACCAGCGCATCGATGCAGAGGGGCGCAAGCAGTGGCGCCGCACCTTCCATCAACGCACCGTCACCCTGCGCCTGCACGACGCGACTCTGCGGGAAGGACTGTACCTCCAGGACAGCGGCGGCCTGCGCCTGGAAGGTCACGTGGAAGAGACGCGCGAAGGCGAACTCGCGGTCGCCATCTTCCTCGTCAACGCACGCCCTCCCACCAGCACCTCCGCCGACCGGGATGAGGCCTATGCCTTCCAGACCCACCTCGCCCTGGAATGCGTGCAGGGCTTCGTCGGCCGACAGGACTCCAGCGACGCCAGGAGCGAGGACGACGACGACCTTGTCAACGACCTCCAGTTCCGCGACCGCCAGCGGTGGGCGGTTGGCCATGGCATCTCCGTGCGCGTCCCATCCACTTCCGTCCCCGTTACCCGCGTGGAAACGGATTGGCTGCCACGCGTCGAGGTGCTCCCTGTCGAAGCGCGGCAGCTCGACGAAGTCATGGTGGGCATGGAGCAACTCGCCGCGTTCACGACACCCTCGGAGGCCGTGGCGGCCTTGCTTCCCCTGGTCCGGGCCTACCGTGAATGGGTGGCCGCCCAGGCCACGCTCTCTGTTGGCAGCAAACGCCGCGAGAAGACACGGGATGAGCTTATTCGCGGGGCTCGACGCGCGGCCGATCGCATCGAGGACGGCATCCAACTCCTGGCCCGGGAACCTCTCGCCTTCGACGCCTTCCGCTGGATGAACAGCGTCATGGCCCAGTCGGAACGCAAGGTCCGGCAGGACGAGGCGCCCAAATGGCGACTCTTCCAGCTCGCCTTCATTCTGCTCAACCTCCCCTCCGTCGAGGACGAAGGCCACGCGGACCGTGAGCTCGTGGAGCTCATCTTCTTCCCCACCGGCGGCGGAAAGACGCAGGCCTACCTGGGACTCATTGCCTTCACCTTGCTCCTGCGTCGCCTCCGAGGTCAGTCACACCTCCACGGCGGCCTGGGCGTGGCCGTGCTGCTTCGCTACACGCTGCGGCTGCTCACCCTCGACCAGCTCGGTCGCGCCGCGACACTCATCTGCGCGCTCGAAGTGCTCCGTCAGCAAGAGCCGAAACGCCTGGGCGCCGTGCGCTTCTCCATCGGACTGTGGGTCGGCCGCTCTGCGACCGCGAACACGCTGGAACAGGCCTCCACGCAAATCACCGAGTACAAGAACGACAACAGCGCCCGCGCGCAATCTCCGTTCCCGCTCGCCACCTGTCCCTGGTGCGCCACTCCATTCGAACGGGAGTGCTTCATCCTCCGGCCCTCCAAATCCAGGCCGGAGGAAGTGCTCGTCGGCTGCGCGAACATCGCATGCGCCTTCAACCTCGGCCGCAACCCGGAAGGCCTCCCCGTCCTCTTCGTCGACGAGCAGATCTACCGCGAGCTGCCGTGCTTCCTCGTCGCCACCGTGGACAAGTTCGCCATGCTGCCGTGGCGTGGAGAGACGGGCCTGCTCTTCGGTCGTGTCCTCGGTCGCACCGGCAAGCGCTTCGTCGGTCCGTGCAACGATGCCGCGGACGTGAGGGCGGCGCTCGTGATGCTCCCGAAGGGACTGCCTCCCCCGGAGCTCATCGTGCAGGACGAACTGCACCTCATCTCCGGCCCGCTGGGCTCCATGGTGGGCCTCTACGAAGGCGCCGTCCTGACGCTCGCGCCCCGGGCGAAGTTGGTGGCCTCCACCGCCACCGTCCGCCGCTCCCGGCAACAAGTCAGTCGCCTCTATGGCCGGGACGTCGCGCTCTTCCCTCCGCCCGGTGTGGATGCCTCCGAGACGTTCTTCGCCTCCGTGGGCAAGAAGGGCGCGCGCCAATACCTGGGCGTGGCGGCGCCCGGGCGGCCCATGAAGGCCCTCCTGCTGCGCGTCTATGTCAGCCTGCTCGCGGCCGCCGCGCGCGGAGAACAACTCCACGGCGCCGTGAACGCGGACCCGTACCTGACGCTCGTCGGCTACTTCAACAGCCTGCGCGAGCTGGGCGGCATGCGCCGGCTGGTCGAGGACGAGGTGCGCCGACTGGTGATGGACCGCGTCCGCCGTCGTCCCGAGGACTTCGGCAAGGACGCCGAGCATCCCTGGTACCGCGGCAGGACCATCCGCGGCGAGCCCATCGAACTCACCAGCCGGGAGAAGACCGCCGACATCAAGGCCTCGAAGAACCGCCTGGAGCTCACGCACGGCCTGCCCCAGAGCATCGACGTCGTGCTCGCCAGCAACATGATCTCCGTCGGCGTGGACATCGACCGGCTGGGGCTCATGGTCGTGGCGGGACAACCCAAGACGACCAGCGAGTACATCCAGGCGTCCAGCCGCGTGGGCCGCAAGCTGAACAAGCCCGGCCTCGTGGTGACGTGTCTGAACGCAGCCAAGCCCAGAGACCGCAGCCACTACGAGCGCTTCGGGACCTACCACGAGTCGTTCTATCGCTTCGTCGAAGCCACCTCGGTGACGCCCTTCTCGGCGCCGGCGCTCGACCGGGGGCTCGCGGGCGTGGTGGTGGCGCTGGGCCGGCTGCTGGACACATCCATGACCGCGCCCCTGGAGTGGAAGTCCCTGCAGGCGCACCGCGACGTGCTGGAGCAAGCGCTCGAGACCCTGGCGAAGCGCGCGGGCCGAGGACTGTCCACGGAAGAGGCGGAGCGCGCCAGCGACATCGTGATGCAGCGCGCGCGAGGCCTGCTCGACTCGTGGCACAACATCATCGAGCAGGCGAAGAAGGACGCCGCCCAGCGCGCGTACTCGCCCTACGACCCGGAGGGAAAGGGGCTCAAGCCCCTGCTGCGCGGCTTCCTGGACCGCACCGAGAACCTCACCCAGGACGAGCTCAAGTTCGAGGCGCCCACGTCCATGCGTGACGTGGAGTCCTCGGTGCACCTGTGGATTTCACGGCAACCCCTGGGCGGCTACCGCGCCCCGAAGGCCGCGACGGAGGAGGTGGCGCATGACGAACCGTAG